TTCTCTACATAAACCTACTCACTTCTCAGTGCATCGATTGGATTCATGTTCGCCGCCTTCACCGACGGAAGGAGTCCGAAAATAATTCCGATCAGTGTGGAAAATACTACTCCGACCAGAATGGACACTCCGCTGATTGCCACCGGAACTGCCGAGACTGCGGAAATAATATAGGCAAGCGCAATCCCTCCTGCCACACCGATCAGACCTCCGAGAAGGGTAAGTACTGCCGCTTCCGTCAGAAACTGCGTCAGGATTCTTCTTTTTCTTGCCCCCAGTGCCTTTTTCAGACCGATTTCTCTCGTTCTTTCTGTCACAGACACCAGCATAATATTCATAACACCGATCCCGCCAACCAGAAGTGAAATGCTTGCAATCCAGAGCAGCTGCTGGTTCGTCGAGCTGCTGATCTCCTGGATCTGGTTCGCCTGTTCCAGAAGATCTTCCCCTTTATACTTTATCGTCTCATCAGACACGGTCAGGTAACTGTTCAGGATATCTGCCGCCTTTTCTCCTGCCGCAGTCATCTCATCTGTGCTTGTCGCGCGGACAACCAGATTCTGCGGTTCATCGTACTGATAAATAATCGGCCACAGTGTATCCGGAATACAGATCGTTCCGCTTCCATCCGTGGATACATA
The sequence above is drawn from the Coprococcus comes ATCC 27758 genome and encodes:
- a CDS encoding ABC transporter permease, with amino-acid sequence MLEDIRLAFQGIWSHKLRSALTMLGIIIGIGSIIAIVSTIKGTNEQIKKNLVGAGNNAVNIQLYQGDWTLDLSYQEVPDGIPEISDQVLGEIQALDEVESAALYHRRNEYDAVYAGSQKLASCNIFGIDSNYLDAYGFQITKGRGFSEKDFTANRKVVLLDKTTATALFPDGNVIGKIIEVKGEPFTVIGMMARKENSQPVINSMEDYYRYVSTDGSGTICIPDTLWPIIYQYDEPQNLVVRATSTDEMTAAGEKAADILNSYLTVSDETIKYKGEDLLEQANQIQEISSSTNQQLLWIASISLLVGGIGVMNIMLVSVTERTREIGLKKALGARKRRILTQFLTEAAVLTLLGGLIGVAGGIALAYIISAVSAVPVAISGVSILVGVVFSTLIGIIFGLLPSVKAANMNPIDALRSE